Genomic segment of Carassius carassius chromosome 19, fCarCar2.1, whole genome shotgun sequence:
CGCCTCTTCAAGAATTACCCGCCAACTTCCAGACCAAACTCCGAGCCACTGAGACACAACCACACATTCATTTCACAGCGGACGGAGGCACGGTATATAAACTCACACCCCCTCAAACCACAGAGAACTCGACACAATGCGCTCCAAGGTACAGTAAAACACATCAGCTCTTGTTTCTGTTGACCTGAAGAACCGCTGCTGTTGTATTGTGTGGGTTTGTGTTTTAGAATGAATGCATGCATGCTTTCGTGGCGTGTGTAAAGTTTGTTTCAAAGCTAATGAAGTGAATTTAACAGTTCAAACGATTCGTCATGTTATATTTTGTTTGGGACATAAATGTTTGTCccattgggaaaaaaaaaaaaaaaaacaagctttcaACATTTGCTGGTTTATTAAACTTAGGCGTGTGTTTGGTGGGGGAAGGGTCCCCCCAAACTTTACAAAGCATCTAACTTGGatcaacatttatatataatgaaatttaTCAGTATTCTAAAACCATGTACAGTTTGTTGACCCACTAAAGTTTAAGTAAAAATTCTTATACAAATAACGTTATACAAATAACTTGATCTTGCAAAAGTAACTTTgtgtaaaaataagtaaaaactaaaaataaaataattgttatacaTTTGTAAAGAGGTTAAATGTTTCTAGTTTTCATGGCCTCCAGACATGGAATACGTTTAAACAGAGTTGGCTTCAGTTTTACTTCTCACCCATTTgcaattcttttattttatgttcttATCAAATTATGATTTCCTGTCTTTAAAATTGCCATTGCTTGCTGTGTAGAGAAATATTAGAAAATGTACAGGGCCTGCCATTGCTTCCAAGATGCATGTCTCAAACTGACCTCTGCAGACGCCCAGCCTGAGTTGAGCAGGTTTATCATGAATTTGTTGTATGTTGTTGTGCACAGAGAGAACAGGCGAGGTGTCCGCCCTCCACCAGAATGAACCTGCGCAGTTACAGGAGCACCGCTCTGCTTCCTATGGAAAACTCTTCCTCCTCAGACGACAGCTGTGACAGTTTTGGATCTGATGGTTTTGGGACCTCGGTATGACATGAGCATTTCCATACATTAAACTGACCTTACAGATCCCCAAAAGATCAGAGACCGTTCTCTGTACCTTCCTCAAAGTCATTTgaagataatgtttttttttttcttcttatagaAGAGGCCGCTGAGACAGATGAGAAGCTCTGCTCCGAGTGAGAAAGCGTTTAATGTTTTACCTGTGACTGAGGAAGAGGATGCATGCAGTGGTTTTGAGAACGACCTGAACAGCGACATGACTGAAATGGTTTGTAACCACAGGAAACACTTCAGTCTCTGCTTGTTGCTTTATCATACACTGGGTTTTAAAAAGGATGAATGTGTTCAattaatcaactttttttttttctcacagaaaatggactCTGATTCTGAGGCCTGTTCGCCTCCCAGAAAAACTCGCAAATCGTTCACGCTCAGAGTAGCCATGAAGTTCCCGAACAAACGGGCCAGTCCCTCAAAGCCAGTGTCACCTGAGTCTAAACCTGAACCCAAAGACCCTGAGTCTGACTCTGAGGGAGACAACTTCATGCTGAAGAGAGCGCTGAACATCAGAGAGAACAAAGCTATGGTGAGCAACTCTACTTCCACACACCTGCAtcgtgcatttaatttttttctttttttttaagttgaatacAAATTTAATTTTAGTATCCATTTGCCGTTTGAATGAAATTCTTATGATGCTAGTGTGATTCATAAGCATGGTACAAATCTTACTTACCTGACAGCCTTCAATTCGTagtagtgaatgaagaggtataatatccatcacaagtgcagtatggagtacctcaaggctcagtactagggccgctactcttcacgctttatatgttacccttgggagatatcatcaggaaacacggtgttagctttcactgttatgctgaggaTACTCCGCTGTTTATTCGTGTCCTGACAAAACCTACAGAATGCattgttgatataaaaaaaagattagtaaTTTCTTACTGACGAATTCTGGAAAAAGAGATGTTAATTATGGGACCTAAatcctctgcatgtaataacctaaaacAACATCTAACActcgatggctgctctgtcagttcttcgtcatcagttagtaacctaggtgtgctatttgatagcaatctttcctaaTAGATAATacatgtaatgctttattgggtggttgctctgcACGCTTGATAAacaatgcagcagctagagttcttactagaaccactATTTTTAAGTgagttttgtttagtttagtttgagTATGAATCCAGTTTTAACAGAATTGCAATCTCTTTCTTGTAGCTTGCTAAGCTAATGTCAGAGCTGGATAAGGTTCCTGGACTCCTTCCCAGGAAGGCTGCTTTGTCACAGGGCAATACGGTAAGACTAcagaatattgttattaaaaaaagacTACATTTTATTAATACTACTGATGATTAAAATTATACTAATTTGTGAATATTTACTTGTTTATGctaataatattgtaaatatataataaatatacttgtatatatataatatactaattTAGATTATTAGTTCTTGTTTTACCTTGATTTGGCTGAATTTCCCCCTTCTCTCTGTGCAGCCTCGCCGTGTTCCTCGCCACTCTCTGGACGCCAGCGGTGCTCGCCGGAGAAACCCAGAGCGAACGTCCCGTCCTCACACACGCTCCCGGTCACTGGTGGACGGACCACCCTCCCCTGCTCCAGAGGATGACCCTGAGGACAAATACAGCCTGGTCCGCAGAAACAGaaatgacgatgatgatgattatgatgaagaGGTGCGTTActtcagttaaagggatagttcaccccaatattaaaattctgtcatttaattactcacccttgtgtcgttccaaacctgtacgaccTTGGTTTTCTTCGGATCACAAATTGAGAGATTTGTTAttagttatatataaatataaaagtgcATCTGACTTTCATGAGCTATAAGCtctaatcaaaattaaaacaaaaaaacgtttGAGATTTTTTACTTGTagtgaatctagaatatatgaaaggTTCACGTTCAACTGCACctgcataataataaaaaatataaaaatataataagcaaatcacttttgttgttgttaaaaataaacaaGCCCAACAAAAAGTAACACAAGTTACCAAAGTAATTTAGTAAAGTAATGCAGTTACATTACAAACATTGTTTATAACAATAAAACCATTTATAAATCAAACATTGTTTAatttatgttgaaaacaatatctttactctcacttttcaGCAAGAATGCAGTAAATTGATCGAaagctttaatttatttgaaaataaaaaaatcttttgaacagcagtgttcaTGCAGCTCATATTTTGTCATGTAAATTTAAGGCGAGCACCACTGTATTGATTAGTATTTCTGTTCCCTCGCGTGTGTGAGCAGAGAGAGCCCCGTCGGCGCAGCTATAACAGCACGCTGACGATTCCTCACGTCGTGAGGCCTGTGGAGGAAATCACCGAGGCCGAACTGGACAACATCTGTGTCAACGCCAGAGAGAAGATCTACAACCGGGCCACTGTAAGTCTGCTTCAGCAGGATGCATCTGTCCTCACAGCATTG
This window contains:
- the LOC132094861 gene encoding cell division cycle-associated protein 7-like encodes the protein MRSKREQARCPPSTRMNLRSYRSTALLPMENSSSSDDSCDSFGSDGFGTSKRPLRQMRSSAPSEKAFNVLPVTEEEDACSGFENDLNSDMTEMKMDSDSEACSPPRKTRKSFTLRVAMKFPNKRASPSKPVSPESKPEPKDPESDSEGDNFMLKRALNIRENKAMLAKLMSELDKVPGLLPRKAALSQGNTPRRVPRHSLDASGARRRNPERTSRPHTRSRSLVDGPPSPAPEDDPEDKYSLVRRNRNDDDDDYDEEQREPRRRSYNSTLTIPHVVRPVEEITEAELDNICVNAREKIYNRATGSTCHQCRQKTTDTKTNCRNPECVGVRGQFCGPCLKNRYGEDVRDALLNPEWLCPPCRGICNCSFCRAREGRCATGVLVYLAKYHGYDNVHSYLKSLKKELEQSE